The sequence AACGACACGGGCTTCACGCCTTCCGCAGCGGCGTGCATGATGGCGGTGCCCGTCTTCGACTCGCCCGTGAAGGTGATGGCATTGATGCCCGGATGCGTGGTGATGAACTCCCCAGCCGAGTTCGGGCCGAAGCCATGCACCAGGTTGAAAGCGCCAGCAGGTAACCCTACCGTCTGCATGACCTCGGCGAGCAGTGTGGCGGTTCCAGGCGTCTCCTCCGATGGCTTGGCCACCACCGCATTTCCGCAGGCCAGTGCGGGGGCGACTTTCCAGCTGAACAAGAGCAGCGGGAGGTTCCAAGGAGAAATGATGCCGACCACGCCCAAGGGCTTGCGCACGGCGTAGTTGATCGCATGGGAGCCGCCAGGCAGATCCGTGCGGAAGGTGTCCAGCGGGGCCGTCTTCAGAATATCCGCAAAGATGCGGAAGTTCGCGGCGCCCCGGGGAATGTCCAGTTTTGAGGCGAGCGGCACCGGGGTTCCCGTGTCGCTGACCTCGGCGGTCAGGAAGTCATCGGCGCGTCGATCAATCTCGTCTGCAATGCGATACAGCATGTCGGCCCGATCCGAGACGCTGGCCGAGCCCCAGCCGCGGACGGCCCGATGGCCGGCCGAGACAGCCTCATCAACCATCTCCCTGGTGGCCTCGTGCACATCGGCGAAACGAACGCCGGTCGCCGGATTGATCCCTGCAAACCGCTTGTCGCTCTCGACGAACCGGCCATTAATGAAGTTTTTGTACTGCTTCAAAACGAATGCTCCTTTGGAGGCAAATTTGGGCTTGCGCCGCAAGCCCTGTCGATAATGCGCTACTGGACGTCAAACTGGACAATAGCGCCACCACTGCCGTAAAGCGGGGCATACTCATGCACCGTCGCCTTCTTGAAACTGGCGTTCATGGCACCGAGCAGCCAATAGAAGTGCTTGAGGCCCATGTCGGGGCGAGCCTCGGTGGAGTACTGCGGAAGGATCGCGCGAATCGCCTCGATGTCGCCGCTTTCCATGAGCGCCAGCACTCGCTGGTTCCACTTGTCATCGGCTTCGGACAGGATGTGGTCTTTCTCCAGATCGATGTTCTCGCGGAACGCACTGTTGGACAGGCCACCTATTCCCAGCACGGCCGCGCGCTTGTCCTGCAACGCAGCCGAGGCGATCGCGCCCAGTTGCTCCGTTTGCTCGGCGCTGTGGTACAGGTTGTTCGCTGCGATGACGACCGGCAGGCTGGCTGAGCCGAAACCCATCAGCGTCGTGGCGGTGATCGTTCCGGTGTCGATCGGGAACTGGTCGTAATCGACACCGCGTGTCTTGATCCCCGCAGCATTGCAGGCGTCTACGCAGCGCTGGGCCAGGGCGCAGTCCGAGTGGATGTCGAAGGCCTGCTCGCCGAATTCGTGCCAGTTTTCATCCACGTGCACGCCGGTGCTGCGCGCGCGTGTGATCCACAGCTGGTCAAGCACCGCGAACCATTGCGTTGAATAAACAAGCACGCAGTCGGGTTTCGATTCAGCAAGTGCTTTGCCGGCTCGCGAAAGGCCTTCGCGGATGCGCCCCCAAGGCGTGATATCGGGCCGCAACTGCGGCAGTGGGCTGCCGGGGAGG is a genomic window of Pseudomonas knackmussii B13 containing:
- a CDS encoding 2-hydroxymuconic semialdehyde dehydrogenase, which gives rise to MKQYKNFINGRFVESDKRFAGINPATGVRFADVHEATREMVDEAVSAGHRAVRGWGSASVSDRADMLYRIADEIDRRADDFLTAEVSDTGTPVPLASKLDIPRGAANFRIFADILKTAPLDTFRTDLPGGSHAINYAVRKPLGVVGIISPWNLPLLLFSWKVAPALACGNAVVAKPSEETPGTATLLAEVMQTVGLPAGAFNLVHGFGPNSAGEFITTHPGINAITFTGESKTGTAIMHAAAEGVKPVSFELGGKNAAIIFADCDFDKTVAGMTRAAFLNSGQVCLCSERIFVERPIYDRFVKALAERAKQIKLGDPTDEATCMGPVISAAHRDKVLSYYALAREEGAEFITGGGTPSFGNQLDGGFWVEPTLLAGLPDDARCVTEEIFGPIGHVTPFDSEAEVIQRANATPYGLAATIWTSNVNKAHRVAQSMNVGVAWVNAWFLRDLRTPFGGSGLSGIGREGGLHSLNFYSELTNVCIHVDAPDGSHDR
- a CDS encoding tRNA U-34 5-methylaminomethyl-2-thiouridine biosynthesis protein, whose product is MTIVSAFLLPGSPLPQLRPDITPWGRIREGLSRAGKALAESKPDCVLVYSTQWFAVLDQLWITRARSTGVHVDENWHEFGEQAFDIHSDCALAQRCVDACNAAGIKTRGVDYDQFPIDTGTITATTLMGFGSASLPVVIAANNLYHSAEQTEQLGAIASAALQDKRAAVLGIGGLSNSAFRENIDLEKDHILSEADDKWNQRVLALMESGDIEAIRAILPQYSTEARPDMGLKHFYWLLGAMNASFKKATVHEYAPLYGSGGAIVQFDVQ